The following DNA comes from Candidatus Methylomirabilota bacterium.
GAGGAGGGCACCCGGCTCGGTGACTTCTTCGAGCGGATCTACTGGCCGACGATCGCGCCGACGATCGCGCCGCTATGGGCGAAGCTGAGTCTTGGCAGCGTCCACCGTACTATCCTTCCGCGGTTCGGCTCGCTGAAACTCTTGGCGATCCGCCAGGACGACATCGAGCGCTGGTATGGGGAGCGCGTCACGAGGGTGAAGCCCTCGACAGCGAACAAGGAGCTAGGGCGCCTGAAGCATCTGCTCGGTCGCGCGGTCGCCTGGAAGTACCTGAAGCACAACCCGGCACAGCCAGTGCGGAAGATGAAGGAGAATCCCGGACGGGTCCGCTACCTGACGCCGGAAGAGCGAGAACTGCTACTTCGGGAGGCAAACCCAGCGTTACGGCTTTACATCTTGGCGGCCCTCCAGACGGGCGCTCGGCGTAGTGAGCTGGTTCGGCTGCGTTGGGCCGACGTCGATCTGAAGCGACGGCTCATCACGTTTCCGAAGACGAAGAACGGCGATCGTCGCGCGGTCCCCCTCAACGATTCGTTGGCTGTTGCGCTGGCTGTCTTGCCACGCGGCCTCGACCCGGAGACGCGGGTGTTCCCCGAGCGAGATCCTCACGTCGTGTCCCGCAGCTTTGCTCGCCTCGTTCGGCGGCTCGGACTCCGAGATCTCCACTTCCACGACCTTCGCCACGACGCGGCCAGCACGCTGACCATGGGCGGTGTCTCTCAACGAACGGTGATGGAGATCCTCGGCCATCGGGACCCGCGGATGACCCTCCGATATCAGCACCTCGCGCCGGAGTATCTGAAGGAGGCAATGCGAACTCTGGAGAGGGCATCAGCGTCAGCGCTGCGTGCTGAAGCTCGATAGGCACTATTTAGGCACTGGCCAGAAGTATGAAACCGCGCGGTGTTGAGTAACCGCGCGGTTTTGTTTGGTGGAGCTGAGGGGATTCGAACCCCTGACCCCAAGACTGCCAGCCTTGTGCTCTCCCAACTGAGCTACAGCCCCACGCGAACGCTCACGTTACAGGGCGGCGCGGAAGATTGTCAAGGAAGGGAGTTGGTAGGGGAGAGGGGACTCGAACCCCTAAGCCCTTGCGGGCATGGCGTTTTGAGCGCCACGCGGTTTCCAGCTTCGCCACTCCCCCAACACACTCGAGTCCCAAGCATACCGCGATGACCTCGCTGTGGCATTACGGGAAGGAACGGTTTCGCTCGGATCCGTTTACGGGCTAGACACGGGATGGAGGGCGAGT
Coding sequences within:
- a CDS encoding site-specific integrase translates to MGRRKRGRRDGLFQRNGWWWIDYYDAEGKRHRKKAAPDYQTAKLRYRNTMTAIAKGEALGVREEGTRLGDFFERIYWPTIAPTIAPLWAKLSLGSVHRTILPRFGSLKLLAIRQDDIERWYGERVTRVKPSTANKELGRLKHLLGRAVAWKYLKHNPAQPVRKMKENPGRVRYLTPEERELLLREANPALRLYILAALQTGARRSELVRLRWADVDLKRRLITFPKTKNGDRRAVPLNDSLAVALAVLPRGLDPETRVFPERDPHVVSRSFARLVRRLGLRDLHFHDLRHDAASTLTMGGVSQRTVMEILGHRDPRMTLRYQHLAPEYLKEAMRTLERASASALRAEAR